One region of Solea senegalensis isolate Sse05_10M linkage group LG14, IFAPA_SoseM_1, whole genome shotgun sequence genomic DNA includes:
- the il23r gene encoding interleukin-23 receptor isoform X1, translating into MTASTSAGESQHGIRVNSQPADPTVGVVIEVVVIIALFIAIVVNMMCWSCVRKRIKQKCLSWGPAWLDVILPELENSNAIRLLQQNSSEPCVASTDSDPLLSPVSLISLEGREDVYPVIHVETSQTGPGQTTAQAPSLETDVGTVLVDSQLQDISYKPQISVLASQEETGKETEDESNSVAADREEDTTSSVFEGLLGGLLSSVEVDCSVSHLQALSSVGDPLWPKAPETSGAPHRYFQAGTRGAECEVEVNCASVELQQGDIMTPDIADTCPSTCTVATLLTNGYFPQLAAVSCTSFNATQN; encoded by the exons ATGACTGCATCCACCTCAGCAGGAGAAAGTCAGCATGGAATCCGGGTCAACTCTCAGCCTGCAGACCCTACAG TTGGTGTGGTGATCGAAGTTGTTGTCATCATAGCCCTCTTCATAGCAATCGTGGTAAACATGATGTGCTGGAGTTGCGTGAGGAAAAG GATTAAACAAAAGTGTCTATCTTGGGGACCTGCCTGGCTCGACGTGATCTTACCAGAACTGGAGAACAGCAATGCCATCAGACTACTCCAG CAGAACAGCAGTGAACCCTGTGTCGCGTCCACCGACAGCGACCCTCTGCTGTCTCCTGTTAGTTTGATTTCCTTGGAGGGGAGGGAAGACGTCTATCCCGTCATCCACGTTGAGACATCGCAAACTGGACCGGGACAAACCACAGCACAGGCGCCTTCACTAGAGACGGACGTCGGGACGGTGCTTGTGGACAGCCAGCTGCAAGACATCAGCTACAAACCCCAGATTAGTGTGCTGGCCTCACAAGAAGAGACGGGGAAGGAGACAGAAGACGAGTCAAACAGTGTGGCAGCAGatagagaggaggacacaactTCAAGTGTATTTGAGGGATTACTTGGAGGCTTGCTGTCTAGTGTGGAAGTGGATTGCTCTGTTTCACACCTGCAGGCTCTCAGCTCTGTTGGTGACCCTTTGTGGCCTAAAGCTCCTGAAACATCAGGTGCGCCGCACAGATACTTCCAGGCGGGGACGAGGGGGGCGGAGTGTGAGGTTGAGGTGAACTGTGCCTCTGTGGAGTTACAGCAGGGGGACATAATGACACCTGACATTGCAGACACATGTCCGTCAACGTGTACGGTAGCGACTTTGCTGACTAATGGTTACTTCCCCCAGCTAGCTGCTGTCAGCTGCACTTCATTCAACGCCACACAGAACTAG
- the il23r gene encoding interleukin-23 receptor isoform X2: protein MTASTSAGESQHGIRVNSQPADPTVGVVIEVVVIIALFIAIVVNMMCWSCVRKRIKQKCLSWGPAWLDVILPELENSNAIRLLQNSSEPCVASTDSDPLLSPVSLISLEGREDVYPVIHVETSQTGPGQTTAQAPSLETDVGTVLVDSQLQDISYKPQISVLASQEETGKETEDESNSVAADREEDTTSSVFEGLLGGLLSSVEVDCSVSHLQALSSVGDPLWPKAPETSGAPHRYFQAGTRGAECEVEVNCASVELQQGDIMTPDIADTCPSTCTVATLLTNGYFPQLAAVSCTSFNATQN from the exons ATGACTGCATCCACCTCAGCAGGAGAAAGTCAGCATGGAATCCGGGTCAACTCTCAGCCTGCAGACCCTACAG TTGGTGTGGTGATCGAAGTTGTTGTCATCATAGCCCTCTTCATAGCAATCGTGGTAAACATGATGTGCTGGAGTTGCGTGAGGAAAAG GATTAAACAAAAGTGTCTATCTTGGGGACCTGCCTGGCTCGACGTGATCTTACCAGAACTGGAGAACAGCAATGCCATCAGACTACTCCAG AACAGCAGTGAACCCTGTGTCGCGTCCACCGACAGCGACCCTCTGCTGTCTCCTGTTAGTTTGATTTCCTTGGAGGGGAGGGAAGACGTCTATCCCGTCATCCACGTTGAGACATCGCAAACTGGACCGGGACAAACCACAGCACAGGCGCCTTCACTAGAGACGGACGTCGGGACGGTGCTTGTGGACAGCCAGCTGCAAGACATCAGCTACAAACCCCAGATTAGTGTGCTGGCCTCACAAGAAGAGACGGGGAAGGAGACAGAAGACGAGTCAAACAGTGTGGCAGCAGatagagaggaggacacaactTCAAGTGTATTTGAGGGATTACTTGGAGGCTTGCTGTCTAGTGTGGAAGTGGATTGCTCTGTTTCACACCTGCAGGCTCTCAGCTCTGTTGGTGACCCTTTGTGGCCTAAAGCTCCTGAAACATCAGGTGCGCCGCACAGATACTTCCAGGCGGGGACGAGGGGGGCGGAGTGTGAGGTTGAGGTGAACTGTGCCTCTGTGGAGTTACAGCAGGGGGACATAATGACACCTGACATTGCAGACACATGTCCGTCAACGTGTACGGTAGCGACTTTGCTGACTAATGGTTACTTCCCCCAGCTAGCTGCTGTCAGCTGCACTTCATTCAACGCCACACAGAACTAG